TCCGAAAAAACTAAACGACGATTGATTCCGCTGTTTATCATTTTTATCATTTCATTCTGGGCGTATCGAATTATTGATACTTTATCACATAGATAGATATACACAACCTTTCATTTTCTTACCTGTTGGTTAATAAAACAGCTTAAAAGCGTTAATCCAGTACCGAAACCAGCTAAACCGCCAGTAGTTACCCGCACCCAGTTGTTGCCGGGATACCACCCGAGAAATTGCAGCAGGCAGTCGAAACTAAACGGGATAAGTAAAATGAGAAAATAACGTAGCGGGAAGTTGTTGAGCCAGGTTCGCCAAAGCGGAAACGATATCGCTACTAACCAGAACGCAAGATAAAACCCGCTACATCTCGCGCATAATCCCCAAGGGTGGCCGAAAAAGGAAAAACTACGTTCTGGTAATTGATGACAGCAAAGCCTACCAAGCGCATAGAGCGGTTGTGATATAAAGGAAAGATTGAACACAGCAAAAAGTGGAGCGCTAAGGATAATTACCGCAAGGATAGTTAATACAATCGAGATAAGCAGCGGTAACCACGGAATTAATGGACGTAAGATTCGTTCAGTTTGTTGCCAGAATGTATTTCTCACTGCAACGATACGAGATGAATAGCCCCAGGCTTGAGCTCGAGACTATATAGTGGATACAAAATCTTGGGGTTTTACCCAGCATCACCTGATTCAGCGAAGGTTGATATCCACAAAAGATATTGACTTATGGTAAATTAGGTATTAACCTTGTTTTTTTGCTTGGTCCATCACCATCTTACCGGAGATAACTCCGCAGATAATATTTTGGACTGGAATAATGAGATACGCGAATGACCCTAATCCACAGGTGCATATCGAGAACATAAATAATAGAATACATTCTACTATCACAATAAGAATATATCCAACGAGAAACATGATGCCTTTATTGGTTTCGCCGATATAAATCCAGCCGATACCGAGGAAACCGAATAATGCCGGGAGTAGTTCGAGTAACATCGCTATCGTTGGGTCACGTTTCGGTGCCGGTGCCGGAGCAGCTTGTGGAGGCGGTGAAGCGGTTGGTTGGCTAGTCGGCGGCTCGACTTT
This portion of the bacterium genome encodes:
- a CDS encoding DUF2085 domain-containing protein encodes the protein MRNTFWQQTERILRPLIPWLPLLISIVLTILAVIILSAPLFAVFNLSFISQPLYALGRLCCHQLPERSFSFFGHPWGLCARCSGFYLAFWLVAISFPLWRTWLNNFPLRYFLILLIPFSFDCLLQFLGWYPGNNWVRVTTGGLAGFGTGLTLLSCFINQQVRK
- a CDS encoding zinc ribbon domain-containing protein, encoding MFCPSCGTQVDSSAQFCPNCGTKVEPPTSQPTASPPPQAAPAPAPKRDPTIAMLLELLPALFGFLGIGWIYIGETNKGIMFLVGYILIVIVECILLFMFSICTCGLGSFAYLIIPVQNIICGVISGKMVMDQAKKQG